From a region of the Pelagicoccus enzymogenes genome:
- a CDS encoding sugar phosphate isomerase/epimerase family protein: MHSPNRRDFIKAGTLLAVSTALPGRSAAQPQSQTPKLNLFSKHLQFLDYQAMAEAAKEIGFQGVDLTVRPGGHVEPEKVETDLPRAVEACHRQGLETVMMTTAVDDAEDTLDQAVLRTAAKCGITHYRMNWFRYENDKPLPETLSAYQMRIQKLDALNEELGLVGCYQNHAGTLVGASLWEVWQLLQGSSPEHFGAQYDIRHATVEGGRSWTNGFRLIQDRIRTLVMKDFKWVKREGRTQLLNTPLGEGMVDFPHYFKLLKETQIDVPISLHFEYDLGGAEKGRRQIERSPDFVFDAMRKDIATFERLWSEA; encoded by the coding sequence ATGCACTCCCCAAATCGACGCGACTTCATCAAAGCCGGAACCTTGCTCGCCGTTTCGACCGCCTTGCCAGGACGGTCTGCGGCCCAGCCCCAATCGCAGACCCCCAAGCTGAACCTGTTCTCGAAACACCTGCAGTTTCTCGACTACCAAGCGATGGCGGAAGCCGCTAAGGAGATCGGCTTCCAAGGAGTCGACCTCACAGTGCGCCCCGGAGGACACGTCGAACCGGAAAAAGTCGAAACCGACCTGCCACGAGCGGTAGAAGCCTGCCACAGACAGGGACTCGAAACCGTGATGATGACCACAGCGGTCGATGACGCCGAGGATACCCTCGACCAGGCCGTGCTGCGAACTGCGGCAAAGTGCGGTATTACCCACTATCGGATGAACTGGTTTCGCTACGAGAATGACAAACCGCTCCCCGAAACGCTCTCCGCATATCAAATGCGTATCCAGAAGCTTGACGCGCTCAACGAAGAGCTAGGCTTGGTCGGCTGCTACCAAAACCACGCCGGGACCCTCGTCGGAGCTTCGCTCTGGGAAGTTTGGCAACTGCTGCAAGGGTCTTCACCTGAACACTTCGGGGCCCAATACGACATTCGCCACGCAACCGTGGAAGGCGGACGTTCCTGGACCAATGGATTTCGCCTGATCCAAGATCGCATCCGCACCCTCGTGATGAAGGACTTCAAGTGGGTCAAGAGAGAGGGACGTACCCAATTGCTCAATACGCCGTTGGGCGAAGGGATGGTAGATTTTCCACATTACTTCAAACTCCTCAAAGAAACGCAGATCGACGTTCCTATCTCTCTCCACTTCGAGTACGATCTCGGAGGAGCGGAGAAGGGGCGGCGCCAAATCGAACGGTCACCCGACTTCGTCTTCGACGCCATGCGGAAGGACATCGCCACCTTCGAGCGACTTTGGAGCGAAGCCTAA
- a CDS encoding 1,4-dihydroxy-2-naphthoate polyprenyltransferase, whose protein sequence is MLGDWVEAARPKTLPAAVVPILVGTAEAKRMGYFDWWPVAICLAFALLVQIATNMANDYYDHVRGADTPDRVGPERLVASGRIEPRRMLWASLGIFLMAFLVGLNLVAYRDWSLLIVGIVSIVFGYGYTGGPFPLAYRGLGDVFVIFFFGLVATMGTVYVVAGQLTWESAFLGMMLGLLANNILVVNNYRDMETDRKANKMTLVARWGRNFGAAQYRLQLVGAFLCLGLFAMSTGEVYHAIPFLAFPLGLKLAGTLDRTEGVALNGVLAKTAAFLLLVGVLLAGAVFVAA, encoded by the coding sequence ATGTTAGGCGACTGGGTAGAGGCGGCGCGTCCCAAGACCTTGCCTGCGGCGGTGGTGCCGATTTTGGTCGGAACTGCCGAAGCGAAGCGCATGGGGTACTTCGATTGGTGGCCGGTCGCGATTTGCCTCGCTTTCGCGTTGCTGGTGCAGATCGCCACCAACATGGCGAACGACTACTACGATCACGTTCGCGGAGCCGACACGCCGGATAGGGTAGGACCCGAGCGTTTGGTGGCGAGCGGCCGCATCGAGCCGCGCAGGATGTTGTGGGCCTCGCTCGGCATCTTTCTGATGGCATTTTTGGTCGGCTTGAATCTGGTGGCTTATCGCGATTGGTCGCTCTTGATTGTTGGCATCGTATCCATCGTGTTTGGCTACGGTTACACCGGAGGGCCGTTCCCCCTGGCGTATCGAGGGCTTGGAGACGTTTTCGTGATCTTCTTTTTCGGACTCGTTGCCACTATGGGCACTGTCTATGTGGTTGCGGGGCAATTGACTTGGGAGTCCGCGTTTCTGGGCATGATGCTCGGGCTGTTGGCGAACAACATCCTAGTGGTCAACAACTACCGGGATATGGAGACGGACAGGAAGGCCAACAAGATGACCTTGGTCGCTCGCTGGGGACGGAACTTCGGCGCGGCTCAGTATCGTTTGCAGCTGGTGGGCGCCTTCCTGTGCCTGGGCTTATTTGCCATGTCGACGGGCGAAGTCTACCACGCGATTCCCTTTTTGGCATTTCCCCTTGGACTTAAGCTAGCGGGGACTCTGGACAGGACTGAGGGCGTGGCTCTGAACGGAGTCCTCGCCAAAACGGCGGCCTTTTTGCTACTGGTGGGAGTGCTGCTGGCAGGCGCGGTTTTTGTGGCGGCTTAG
- a CDS encoding HAD-IB family phosphatase, protein MSKKLIFIDCDSTLSSIEGIDELARLRGEETFRECENMTNKAMDGHIAIEDVYGARLDLIKPSAEECEKIGQLYIDTIEPTALETLAALREKGWEPIIVSGGLTQAIAPFARHLGVERVRAVDLIFDDAGRYLGFDGNCPTSRMGGKMKVIDADKAERGATQTVMVGDGSSDLETQPFVDLFIGYGGYLERAKVKAEAKQFVYKLSDIPALLD, encoded by the coding sequence ATGTCCAAGAAACTTATCTTCATAGACTGCGACAGCACCTTGAGTTCGATCGAGGGGATCGACGAATTAGCCCGCTTGCGAGGCGAAGAGACATTTCGCGAATGCGAGAACATGACCAATAAGGCTATGGACGGTCACATCGCCATCGAAGACGTCTACGGGGCGCGGCTCGACCTCATCAAGCCGAGCGCCGAAGAGTGCGAAAAGATCGGGCAGCTGTACATCGACACCATAGAGCCGACGGCCCTTGAGACCCTTGCCGCTTTGCGTGAGAAGGGCTGGGAGCCGATCATCGTGAGTGGTGGCCTGACGCAAGCGATCGCTCCTTTCGCCAGACATTTGGGGGTGGAGCGTGTCAGGGCCGTGGACCTGATCTTCGACGACGCAGGTCGCTACCTCGGCTTCGACGGGAATTGTCCGACGTCCCGCATGGGAGGGAAGATGAAGGTGATCGACGCGGACAAGGCGGAACGCGGGGCGACCCAAACCGTGATGGTAGGGGATGGCTCGAGCGACTTGGAGACTCAGCCGTTCGTGGATCTTTTCATTGGTTACGGAGGATATTTGGAGCGAGCGAAGGTGAAGGCGGAAGCCAAGCAATTCGTTTACAAGCTCAGCGACATTCCTGCTCTTCTGGACTAA
- a CDS encoding type B 50S ribosomal protein L31: MKKGIHPDYNPTVFVDVSTGKKFVTNSTIPAKGHQTETVDGVECVKVFRDITMDSHPVYTGEKRFVDTAGRVEKFQNKFRRRR; the protein is encoded by the coding sequence GTGAAAAAAGGTATTCATCCAGATTATAACCCAACTGTCTTCGTCGACGTATCGACGGGAAAGAAGTTCGTAACGAACTCCACCATCCCTGCCAAGGGTCATCAGACTGAGACCGTGGACGGCGTCGAGTGCGTTAAGGTATTCCGCGACATCACCATGGACTCCCACCCAGTCTACACCGGCGAAAAGCGCTTCGTCGATACTGCTGGTCGCGTGGAGAAGTTCCAGAACAAGTTCCGTCGCCGCCGCTAA
- the ykgO gene encoding type B 50S ribosomal protein L36, with protein sequence MKVVSSLKSAKTRHPDCQVVRRKGRLYVICKTNPRFKARQG encoded by the coding sequence ATGAAAGTAGTGTCATCACTCAAGTCCGCTAAGACACGTCACCCTGACTGCCAAGTTGTACGTCGCAAGGGTCGTCTGTACGTGATCTGCAAGACCAACCCGCGTTTCAAGGCCCGCCAGGGTTAA
- a CDS encoding YqgE/AlgH family protein — MYDETQDDSPELAGSLLLAHPHLKDPNFASSVVLMTRHEESGSLGVVLNHSTGERLGQLSSEFNECGLGNVPVYVGGPVSPNQIILAAWKLIPDLGQFQLFFGMEPLAAQSKMKEDPDLVFRAFKGYSGWSEGQLLSELESNAWVVAEVDAESISSKDGADLWRHLIMEVNPELGLLSMVPEDPDAN, encoded by the coding sequence ATGTACGACGAGACTCAGGACGATTCCCCGGAACTAGCCGGCTCGCTTTTGCTGGCCCATCCGCACCTTAAGGACCCGAATTTCGCGAGTTCGGTGGTGCTCATGACGCGGCATGAAGAGTCGGGTTCGCTTGGGGTCGTGCTGAACCACAGTACGGGCGAGCGTCTGGGGCAGCTCAGTTCGGAGTTCAACGAATGCGGATTGGGCAATGTGCCTGTTTACGTGGGAGGGCCCGTCAGCCCGAACCAAATTATCTTGGCGGCCTGGAAGCTCATCCCCGACTTGGGGCAGTTTCAGCTCTTTTTCGGCATGGAGCCCTTGGCGGCCCAATCCAAGATGAAGGAAGACCCGGATTTGGTTTTCAGGGCTTTCAAAGGTTATTCCGGCTGGAGCGAGGGACAGCTGTTGAGCGAGCTGGAGTCCAACGCCTGGGTCGTTGCCGAGGTCGATGCGGAATCCATTTCCAGCAAGGACGGCGCTGACCTGTGGCGACACCTTATAATGGAGGTGAATCCGGAGCTGGGCCTCTTGTCCATGGTCCCGGAGGATCCGGACGCCAACTAG
- a CDS encoding Nif3-like dinuclear metal center hexameric protein, whose product MIQLSDIVSFCDQRANTHQVKDFSGALNGLQFANDGVVSKVGAAVDAGLVPFQKAVEAKIDFLIVHHGMFWSGARRVVDAEYEKIRTLVDGNLAVYSCHLPLDAHTEIGNNAILAKKLGIAPAGSFLPYEGTDIGFIGHWTSSRADLRAALKGLFGHKFSAMEFGSRAPKKICVLSGSGASAIEHVKATGADTFITGELRQHHYNYAQEAGLNVYACGHYATETFGISALAAEAAKKFNLKWEFIKTDCPL is encoded by the coding sequence ATGATCCAGCTTTCGGATATCGTCTCCTTCTGCGACCAACGGGCCAACACCCACCAGGTAAAAGACTTCAGCGGCGCCTTGAACGGCCTGCAATTCGCCAACGACGGAGTCGTCAGCAAAGTGGGCGCCGCCGTCGACGCCGGGCTCGTGCCCTTCCAAAAGGCCGTCGAAGCCAAGATCGACTTTCTCATCGTGCACCACGGCATGTTCTGGAGCGGGGCTCGCAGGGTCGTCGACGCCGAGTACGAGAAGATTCGCACCCTCGTCGACGGGAACCTGGCCGTCTACTCCTGCCACCTCCCCCTCGACGCCCACACCGAAATCGGAAACAACGCCATCCTCGCAAAAAAACTCGGTATCGCTCCCGCCGGCAGTTTCCTGCCATACGAAGGCACGGATATCGGTTTCATCGGCCACTGGACCAGTAGCCGCGCCGACCTACGAGCCGCCCTCAAAGGACTTTTCGGACACAAGTTTTCCGCCATGGAATTCGGTTCCCGCGCGCCCAAGAAAATCTGCGTGCTTTCCGGCAGCGGGGCCAGCGCCATCGAGCACGTCAAGGCCACCGGAGCAGATACCTTCATCACCGGAGAACTCCGACAGCACCACTACAACTACGCCCAAGAAGCGGGTCTCAACGTGTATGCATGCGGCCACTACGCCACCGAAACCTTCGGCATTTCCGCCCTCGCCGCCGAGGCTGCCAAAAAGTTCAACCTGAAGTGGGAGTTCATCAAGACCGACTGCCCGCTGTAA
- a CDS encoding VPDSG-CTERM sorting domain-containing protein: MKKNLFSKKLATLLSAAICVAASTTHAVSISESDIVSNWDSGASTGYRIQYGGTNNNSSWIQSGNTVASNGNRTGSLVSDFVASGDWSFSTKIRNNGDNDFSGIVFGFQDIANSYVLGWGGGGVSGLNGIQLFKGVAGVKTLLASQAGNWASNVTYDFIASRSGNNLTATIKNGATTIFSQTVVDTSFMTGKVGFDTYSQNTSFSFGSTDFTSNTQGVPDSGSTLALLGFAFAGVVAFKRRRGA, translated from the coding sequence ATGAAAAAAAACCTGTTCTCCAAAAAATTAGCTACTTTGCTCAGTGCGGCAATCTGTGTAGCGGCTAGCACCACTCATGCTGTCTCGATTTCCGAATCCGATATTGTCAGCAATTGGGATTCCGGCGCGTCGACTGGCTATCGAATTCAATATGGTGGTACCAACAACAACTCGAGTTGGATCCAATCTGGTAATACCGTAGCTAGTAATGGAAACAGGACGGGTTCTCTGGTCAGTGACTTTGTCGCTTCTGGTGATTGGTCATTCTCTACAAAGATCAGAAACAATGGTGACAATGATTTCTCGGGAATCGTCTTTGGCTTCCAAGATATCGCCAATTCGTACGTACTTGGCTGGGGAGGCGGAGGTGTTTCCGGTCTGAATGGGATTCAACTTTTTAAGGGAGTGGCCGGTGTGAAGACCTTGCTCGCATCACAGGCTGGCAATTGGGCGAGTAATGTCACCTATGACTTCATTGCTTCTCGCAGCGGTAACAACCTCACTGCTACCATCAAAAACGGAGCGACTACGATTTTCAGCCAAACGGTAGTCGATACTAGTTTCATGACTGGTAAGGTTGGTTTCGATACCTACAGCCAAAATACCAGCTTCAGTTTCGGTAGCACTGATTTCACCAGTAATACGCAAGGCGTTCCAGATAGTGGAAGCACGCTTGCTTTGCTCGGTTTTGCCTTTGCTGGCGTAGTGGCTTTCAAGCGTCGTAGAGGCGCTTAA
- the aroQ gene encoding type II 3-dehydroquinate dehydratase — protein MKKIAVLNGPNLNRLGKREPEIYGSKTLDDIASELRSAFPDTEFDFFQSNHEGALVDKFSELAESDTNGVVFNPAAYSHTSVALRDAISGAGLPVIEVHISNIHSREKFRHHSYTAEVSKGVITGLGTDGYRFAVAALLGTA, from the coding sequence ATGAAGAAGATCGCAGTACTCAACGGGCCCAACTTGAACCGACTCGGCAAACGCGAGCCGGAAATCTACGGCTCGAAGACGCTGGACGACATTGCTAGCGAATTGCGTAGCGCCTTTCCGGATACCGAGTTCGACTTCTTCCAATCCAATCACGAGGGAGCTCTAGTCGACAAATTCAGCGAGCTGGCCGAATCCGACACCAACGGTGTGGTCTTCAATCCCGCCGCCTACTCCCACACCAGCGTCGCCCTGCGGGACGCTATCAGCGGAGCCGGGCTTCCAGTGATCGAGGTCCACATCAGCAACATCCACTCTCGCGAGAAATTCCGCCATCACTCCTACACCGCCGAGGTGTCCAAGGGGGTGATAACCGGACTCGGCACCGACGGCTATCGCTTCGCGGTGGCCGCGCTGCTCGGCACGGCGTAA
- a CDS encoding S1C family serine protease produces the protein MIKRFAAAAALFFFSNQLFAVGFDRLTFQNGTEIVAEVLKKDDNFVVLDLGFEVLKIPADQVLTIEKADEDGAETQDVGNGLYTVGRLKAAPVNELVKRYGDSVVMVKTPSGLGSGFFISESGYLITNYHVVERETAITVSVFNKTESGYERKELKKVRIVALHPVRDLALLQVDQEEASDVAIKPVVLAEGDGVDVGSLVFAIGNPLGLERSVSQGIVSSRTRSIGYLRFIQTDAAINPGNSGGPLFNSRGEVIGVACAGHAMFAGLAFGIPVQELVSFLENKETYLYDSSFPQNGVKYLAPPYRKSPEDDSDSTQPSPSEEKK, from the coding sequence ATGATCAAACGTTTCGCTGCCGCTGCGGCACTATTCTTTTTTTCCAATCAACTCTTCGCCGTCGGATTTGATCGGCTCACCTTTCAGAACGGGACGGAAATCGTGGCGGAAGTTCTCAAGAAGGACGACAATTTCGTAGTGCTCGACTTGGGATTCGAGGTGCTGAAAATCCCGGCTGACCAAGTTCTCACCATCGAGAAGGCAGATGAAGACGGTGCCGAAACCCAAGACGTGGGGAATGGACTCTACACTGTGGGGCGCCTCAAGGCTGCTCCCGTCAACGAGCTGGTGAAGCGTTACGGAGACTCGGTGGTCATGGTCAAGACGCCCAGTGGCTTGGGGAGCGGATTCTTCATCAGCGAGTCCGGTTACCTGATAACGAACTACCACGTGGTGGAGCGCGAAACGGCAATCACGGTGAGCGTCTTCAACAAGACCGAATCGGGCTACGAGCGTAAAGAACTCAAGAAGGTCCGCATCGTGGCCCTGCATCCTGTGCGCGACTTGGCTTTGCTGCAGGTGGACCAAGAAGAGGCGTCGGACGTGGCGATCAAGCCGGTGGTCTTGGCCGAGGGGGATGGCGTGGACGTCGGCTCCCTCGTTTTCGCGATCGGCAATCCGCTCGGCTTGGAGCGGTCGGTGAGCCAGGGGATCGTCTCTTCTCGCACTCGCTCCATCGGCTACCTGCGCTTCATCCAGACCGATGCGGCTATCAACCCCGGCAATTCCGGCGGCCCGCTCTTCAACTCCCGTGGCGAGGTGATCGGCGTGGCGTGCGCGGGGCATGCCATGTTTGCGGGACTGGCCTTTGGCATACCCGTGCAGGAGCTAGTGAGCTTCCTGGAAAACAAGGAAACCTACCTCTACGACTCCTCCTTCCCCCAGAATGGGGTGAAATACCTCGCCCCCCCTTACCGCAAATCTCCGGAAGACGATTCCGACTCAACTCAACCTAGCCCTAGTGAAGAAAAGAAATAA